Below is a window of Georgenia soli DNA.
GCGGCGAGCGAGGACGAGGCCACCCGTGAGCTCGTGCTCGCCGTCGACCGGATCCTCACCCACGCCGACGACGTGCGCCGGATGCAGGTCCGCGCCAACGCCGACACCGCCGAGGACGGGCGCCGGGCCCGGGAGCGCGGCGCGCAGGGCGTGGGGCTGTGCCGCACCGAGCACCAGTTCCTCGGCGAGCGGCGCGAGTACATCGAGCACCTCGTCCTGGCGGAGGGCGACCAGGCCCGCGAGGCGGCGCTGGCGGAGCTGCTGCCGCTGCAGCGCCAGGACTTCGTCGACCTGCTCGAGGCGATGGACGGCCTGCCGACCACGATCCGGCTCATCGACCCGCCGTTGCACGAGTTCCTGCCCGACCTGACGGACCTGGCGGTGAGGGTGGCGCTGGCGAAGGAGCGCGGCGAGAGCGCCGAGCGTGAGGAGAAGCTCCTCGCGGCCGTGCACCGCATGCACGAGCAGAACCCCATGCTCGGCCTGCGCGGGGTGCGCCTGGGCCTGAAGGTGCCGGGCCTGTTCGCCCTGCAGATCCGGGCCATCGCCGAGGCCACCGTGGCGCTGCGGCAGGCGGGGAAGGACCCCCGCCCGGAGATCATGGTCCCGCTCGTCGGCTCGGTCCGGGAGCTGCAGATCGTCCGGGAGGAGGCCGAGGGCATCCTCGCCGAGGTCGGCCGGGCGGCCGGCACCAGGCTGGACCTGCCGATCGGGTGCATGATCGAGCTGCCGCGTGCTGCGCTGACCGCGCACCGCATCGCCGAGGAGGCCGACTTCTTCTCCTTCGGCACCAACGACCTGACCCAGACCACCTGGGGCTTCTCCCGCGACGACGTCGAGGGCGCGTTCTTCGCCGACTACCTCGAGAACGGGGTGCTGACCATCTCCCCGTTCGAGACCCTCGACGCCGACGGCGTCGGCGCCCTCGTCAAGGCCGGCGTGGAGGGCGGCCGGCACACCAAGCCGGGTCTGCACCTGGGCGTGTGCGGCGAGCACGGCGGCGACCCCGAGTCCATCCACTTCTTCCACCAGGCCGGGCTCGACTACGTCTCCTGCTCCCCGTTCCGCGTCCCCATCGCCCGCCTCGAGGCCGGCCGCGCCGCCGTCATGGCCGGGGAGGACGCCACCGCATGACCCGCCACGCTCCGGCGAGCAGCGCCCGCCCGTCCTCCGGCGAGTCGTCACCAACTCGGTGAGTCGTCACGAACTCCCTGAGTTGTCACGAACTCCGTGAGTCGTCACGAACTGCCTGAGACGTCACGAACTCCCGCGGTTTGTCCGCTCGCCGGAGGGGCACGTCCGCACGCCGGATGCGCGGCTCCGCCCCTCCGGCGCCGTGCCAGACTGGCGCGGGTGAGCACGGTGACCGCCCAGGACATCACTGCCGCCCTGCGCACCGCGGTGGCCGGCGAGGTCGACGACTCGGACCGCCGGCGGGCGGAGTACTCCACGGACGCGTCGAACTACCGGGTGGTGCCGCAGGTGGTCGTCGCCCCCCGGGATGCCGACGACGTGCTCGCCGCCCTCGACGTGGCCCGCCGGCTGGAGGTCCCGGTGACCGCCCGGGGCGGGGGCACCTCGGTGGCGGGCAACGCCGTCGGGCCCGGGATGGTGCTCGACTTCTCCCGGCACCTGAACAAGGTGCTCTCGCTCGACCCGGAGGCGCGCACCGCGGTGGTCCAGCCCGGTGTGGTGATGTCGGACCTGCAGGCGGTCGCGCGCCCGCACGGGCTGCGGTTCGGGCCGGACCCCTCCACGCAGAACCGCGCCACCCTGGGCGGGATGATCGGCAACAACGCCTGCGGCCCGCACGCGGTGGCCTACGGGCGCACCGCCGACAACGTCCGCTCGCTCGAGGTCGTCGACGCCTCCGGTCGCCGCTTCACCGCCGGCGCCGGGTCCGGGGCGCTCGACGTCGTTCCGGGGCTGGAGAAGCTCGTCGGGGCCAACCTCGCGACGATCCGCACCGCGCTGGGCCGCTTCAAGCGGCAGGTCTCCGGCTACTCCCTCGAGCACCTGCTGCCCGAGAACGGCACGGACCTCGCCAAGTTCCTGGTGGGGTCGGAGGGCACGCTCGTCACCGTCCTCGAGGCCACGGTGGACCTCGTCGCGATGCCCACCGCGCCGGTGGTCGTGGCGCTCGGCTACCCCGACATGCCCACCGCGGCCGACGCGGTGCCGGCCCTCCTCGGGTTCGACCCGCTCGCGGTGGAGGGCATCGACGCCCGGCTGGTCGACGTGGTGCGCCGGCACCGCGGGCCGGCGGCCGTGCCGGAGCTGCCGCCGGGCGGCGGGTGGCTGCTGGTCGAGGTCGGCGCCCGGGAGGGCGAGGGACCCGAGGACGTGCTGGCCCGCGCCCGGGCCCTGGCCGCCGCGGGGGGGACCGACGCGGCCGCCGTCGTCCCCGCCGGGGCGCAGGCCGACGCGCTGTGGCGCATCCGGGCCGACGGCGCAGGCCTGGGCGGGCGCACCCCCGCCGGGGACCCGGCCTGGCCGGGCTGGGAGGACGCCGCCGTCCCGCCGGAGCGGCTGGGGGACTACCTGCGCGACTACACCGCCCTGATGGCCGACCGCGGCGTCGACGGGCTGCTGTACGGGCACTTCGGCGACGGGTGCGTGCACGTGCGCCTGGACCTGCCGCTGGAGACCCCCGCCGGCATCGGGCCGTCCCGGGAGTTCCTCGAGGCCAGTGCGGACCTGGTGGCCCGCTACGGCGGCTCGCTCTCCGGCGAGCACGGCGACGGCCGCGCCCGCTCCGAGCTGCTCGACCGCATGTACACCCCCGAGGTCCTCGACCTGTTCGGGCAGGTCAAGACGCTCTTCGACCCCGCCGGGCACCTCAACCCCGGTGTCCTGGTCGACCCGGCCCCGCTGGACGCGGACCTGCGCCGCCCGTACGCGAAACCGACCCCGGCGCGGAAGGGCTTCGCGTTCCTCGAGGACGGCGGCGACTTCGCCACCGCCGTGCACCGCTGCACCGGCGTGGGCAAGTGCCGCGCCGACAACTCCGCCGCCGGCGGCTTCATGTGCCCGAGCTACCAGGCCACCAAGGACGAGAAGGACGTCACCCGCGGGCGCGCCCGGGTGCTGCAGGAGCTGACCAACGGCTCCCTCATCCCGACGTGGGACTCCCCGGCGGTGCGCGACTCGCTGGACCTGTGCCTGTCCTGCAAGGCCTGCTCGGCCGACTGCCCCACCGGGGTGGACATGGCCCGGTACAAGTCCGAGGTGCTCCACCGCGCCTACGAGGGCAAGGTCCGCCCGGTCAACCACTACCTCCTCGGCCAGCTGCCCCGCTGGACCGGGCTGGTCACCAAGGTCCCCGGGCTGGCCAGGCTGAGCAACACCGTCCTCAAGGCCAGGCCGCTCGCCAGGCTGGTCCTGCGCGCGGGCGGGATGGACCCGCGCCGGGAGATGGTCACCTTCGCCGAGGAGCGCTTCTCCACGTGGTGGCGCAAGCGCGACGACGGCGCCACCGCCTCCTCGCGAGCGCGCCTCGACACCGCGACCGCTACCGGTGCACCACCCGCGGTCGGCGCGTCGAGCAGCGCTCGCGCGAGCAAGGGCCGGGCGCCGGAGCGGGCGGCGGCCGACGGCGTCGCCCGGCGCCGCGTCGTGCTGTGGGCCGACTCCTTCTCCGAGACCCTCGACAACGACGGCGCCCGCGCCGCCGTGACCCTGCTCGAGCAGGCCGGCTACGAGGTCATCGTTCCGGCCGAGAACGCCTGCTGCGGCCTGACCTGGATCTCCACCGGCCAGCTCGACGGGGCGAAGAAGCGACTGACCCACCTGCTCGGCGTGCTCGCCCCGTACGCCGCGAACGGCATCCCGGTGGTCGGGGTGGAGCCGTCGTGCACCGCGGTGCTGCGCTCGGACCTGCCCGACCTCCTGCCCGACGACCCGCGCGCGCAGATGCTCGCCGACGACACCTACACCCTCGCCGAGCTCCTCACCGCCCCCGCGCCCGTGGGCCCCGGCCCGGACTGGGTACCGCCCTCGCTCGAGGGCGTGGAGGTCGTCGCCCAGCCGCACTGCCACCACCACTCGGTCATGGGCTGGGAGGCCGACGCCGCGCTGCTCGCCCGCGCCGGGGCCACCGTCACCCGCCTGGCCGGCTGCTGCGGGCTCGCCGGGAACTTCGGCATGGAGGCCGGCCACTACGACACCTCCGTCGCCGTCGCCGAGAACGCCCTGCTCCCCGCGCTGCGCGAGGCGGGGCCGGACACCGTCTACCTCGCCGACGGCTTCTCCTGCCGCACCCAGGCCGACCAGCTCGCCGGCCGGCACGGCGTCCACCTCGCCCAGCTCCTCACCGGCCAACGCTAGGACGACGGCGGAGCGTCTCTCGTTCCCGGACGGATCAGCGCCAGGGACGACGGCGGACCCGGTCGCCCCGCCGGACGCAACCGCGGCCGGCCCCAACGCGGCCGGCCAGCGGGTTCCGGGCTCCGGTTGCTCGACGCCGACGTGAGAAGATAGGGACGGAACCCATCCCGTCTCAGAGTCAGTCAGGTCGACGTCGTATATGCCGTTCTTCGAGTTCGACGACGGGCGCCTCGTGCCTGCCCAGTTCGGTCACCCCGTCCCGGACGACATCGAGCCCGACATCCTGGAAGCCGTGCGCGACCAGGTGCTCGAGGTCGTGCAGCGACCCCTGTTCCCGATCAGCTGGCACGGCGACGGCCGGCGCCCGGGCACGTACCGCCCCGCCGGTGCGCCGGCCCCCCGGCTGACCGCGCTCGACGCCACCGGGCAGGTGGTGACCGTCGAGGTCGTCGAGGAGCTGGACTCGGCCGCCCTGGTCGACGCGCTCTCCCGCTCCGCCCGCAACGCGGGCCTCGGCTGGTCCCAGCTCGCCGACCTGTACCCGCGCGGCGTGGCCGCGTTCCGTCGGGACTGGAACGCGTTCCGTGAGCTGCTGCCGCCCAAGCCGACGGCGGGCCCGCGACTCGTGATCGTCGCCGGTGCCGTGCTCGACGAGGTGCGGCCGGCCCTGCAGGTCCTGGCCGAGTCGGGCGTCGTCGTCCACGAGCTGGCGCTGCGCCAGATGTCCAACGGACGACGGTTCCTCGAGGTCAACGAGCTGCGACCCGATCAGGTGGACGTCGGTCACGTGCTCGCGGCCGGGGTCCGGCACAACGAGCTGACCGCGGAGGCGTCGACCGGAGCCGCTGCTCCTGCCGCCGCGACGCCCCTCTCGCCCGCGACGCCGGACTCGGCCACGACGCCGGACTCGGCCACGACGCCCGTCTCGCCCACGACGCCGGACTCGGCCACGACGCCCGTCTCGCCCACGACGCCGGTCTCTCCGGCGACGCCCGCCTCGTCGACGAGCGCGCCCTCGCCGGTCTCTCCTGCGACCGCGGTCTCTCCGGCGGCCCCGGTCGCTCCCGCAACACCGGTCTCGCCGACGAGTGCCCCCTCACCGGAGTCGCCCACGACGCCGGACAGCGCACCCGGAGGCATCGACCTCCGGGACATCGCCGCCAGCCTGGACGACGAGACGCCGCTCGTGTGGGCCCAGCTGCGCCGCGGTATCCGGCACGACGCCGTCCTGACCACCGACGGCGAGATCCGGCTGCCCGACGGCGACGCCTTCGCGGACCCCCACCTCGCCGCTCGCGCGGTCTCCGGGCGCGACGACGTCGACGGCTGGCGGGTCTGGCGCTTCGGGGAGAGCGGCCCGTCGCTGGCCGACGCCCGGTCCGAGCTGGCGGCCGCCCGCGTGCGCGGTCCCCGGGCGCACCGCTCCGCCGACCGGCTCAGCCGCGCCGGCCTGCGCTGAGCGCAGGAGCCCACTCGGCGCTGCTGAGCGCCGGAGCCCGCACTCGGCGCTGCTGAGCGCCGGAGCCCACTCGGCGCTGCCGCCGCAGGAGCCCCACCTCGGCGCTCGGGACACGGCAGCGTACTCGGCGCCAGGGAGGAGTCAGCTCCCCGCGCGGGGACGCAGCGGCGTCCCTCAGCGGTGCACGTACGCCCGCGACCAGCGCCGCAGCTCGGCGTAGACGCGCCCGCGGACGTCCCGCGCGGAGAGCGTCACGTCGTGGATCGCCCCCTCGAACCGCGCGACCGTCACCAACGGCCCGAGCTGGAGCGCCCGACGTCGGATCTGCTCGACGTCGAGCACCGTGTCCGTCTCCCGCATCTGCGGCGACCAGCGCGGGGCGATGAGGGTGCGCCCCGACGTCAGCACGAGAACCGGGCAGGAGATCTCCAGGCCGGCGGCCACCTGCTGGTGCCCGGCGAGCACCGCCGCCAGCCAGCCGGCTCGGATGGGTGCTCCGACGACTCTCCACCGCGGGTCGGGTGCCCAGCCGGCGTAGAAGGGATCGTCCGTGCCGCCGTCGGGAAGCGGGCCGTCGTCGTCGGTCCAGCCGGTGAGGGTGCGCTGGTAGAAGCCCAGGTCCGACGTCGGCAGGACGGCCCGCGGCTGCAGCTTCGCCAGGCTCCCCACGATGGGCTGCGCCACCCCCCGCAGGATCGCCGACCCCTGCAGCTCCAGCCACGGCGAGTTGAGCACCAGCGCCCGCAGAGCCCCGGGGTGGCGGTGCGCCCACAGCGCCGCGGTCAGGCCGCCGGTGGAGTGCCCCATGAGGACGAGGTCGGTGCCGACCCCGAGCTCCGCGCGCACCACCTTCAGCGCGGCGTGGATGTCCTCGTCGTAGACGGTCAGCGACTCCATGAAGCCGCGGGTCTGGTGCGCCCGCAGGGACCGGCCGTACTTGCGCAGGTCCAGGGCGTAGAAGGCGCCCCCGTCGGCGGACCAGCGCCGTGCCAGCTCGCGCTGGTAGAAGTAGTCGTTCCACCCGTGCAGGTACAGCACGGCGAACGTGGGTGACGACGGCGTGCCCGGCAGGGCGTCCGGGTCGTCGGCCGGGACGTGGCGGACCAGGGTCGCGGCCACCTCGCCCTCGTCGTCGTCGTGCAGGGGAAGCGTCCTGGCCTGGAACCCCGCACCGAGCACGTCCGGCGTCCAACGGTCGGCCGGCGGCGGTGCCGGCAGCTCGACGATCTCCTCGGGCAGCACCGCGCCGCCGTCCGTCCGGTCGGGGGACGTCTCCTCCACCTTGCTGTTCCTGCGGGCCATGGCCCCATCATGCCGTCCGCCGGGACGGCGCCGCAGGTGCCGGGGCACGTCCCCCGGGGATGATTCGCCAGCGGACGGGCCCACGCGGGCATGTGACGCCCTCCCCGCGCCGGCCGCGGGGTGCGTGAAGCCGTCAGCGCGCCGTGCGCGCCACGGGTGCGACGGCGCGGAGGAACCGGCCGAGCAGGGCCGCCACCTGGTCGTGCTCGATGAGGAACCCGTCGTGCCCGAACGGCGAGCGGACGTACGCCACCGGGCCGGCCGTCGGCACGGCGGCCGCGATGCGCTCGGACTCGGCGGGGAAGAAGAGGCGGTCCGAGTCGACGGCGACCACCAGCGTCTCGGCGGTCACCTGGGCCAGGGCGGCCTCCACGCCGCCGCGGTCCCGGCCGACGTCGTGGGTCGTCATCGCCCGGGTCAGCGTGAGGTAGCTGTTGGCGTCGAAGCGCTCGGCCAGCTTGGTGGCGTGGTGGTCGAGGTAGGACTGCACGGCGAACCGGCCGCCGGAGAGCGGCTCCTCGCCGCCCTGGGGGATCCGGCCGAACCGCTGGTCCAGCTCCACGGGGGTGCGGTAGGTCGTGTGGGCGATCTGCCGGGCCAGGCCCAGGCCGGCGTGCGGGCCGTGGCCGGGTGCGGCGTCGTAGTAGTCGCCGCCGCGCCAGTTGGGGTCGAGCTCGATGGCGGCCAGCTGCGCGTGGGACCACGCGATCTGCTCGGCGCTCGTCTGCGCGCACGAGGCGACGACGGCGATGGCGCCGACCCGCTCGGGCGCGGTCACCGCCCACTCGAGCACGCGGTGGCCGCCCATGGAGGCGCCGACCACCAGCGCCCAGCGCTCGATGCCGAGCAGGTCGCTCAGCTCGAGCTCGGCGGCCACCTGGTCGCGCACCGTCAGGACCGGGAAGCGCGACCCCCACGGGGTGCCGTCGGGGGCGGGTGAGGAGGGCCCCGTGGACCCCTGGCACCCGCCGAGGACGTTCGGGGCGACGACGAAGTAGCGGTCGGTGTCGATGGCCCGGCCCGGCCCGACCACCTGGTGCCACCAGCCGGGGTCGGCGTCGTCGGGGCCGTGCCCGGTGACGTGGGAGTTGCCGGTGAGCGCGTGCAGGACGAGGACGGCGTTGTCGCCGGCCTCGTTGAGCTCACCCCACGTCTCGTAGGCGAGCCGGACGTGCGGCAGCCGGCCGCCCGCCTCCAGCGGCAGCGCCCCGAGGTCGGCGAACCGGCGCCCGGCCGGGTCGTCGCCCTCGCGCCAGGCACCGGTGGCCGGCAGGGTCGCCGGGTCGACGGTGCGGCGCGCGCGCCGGGAGTCGTGGCGCGCCGGGGCGCCGTCGGCGGAGAACGACGTCCCTGCCGACGGCGCGCCCGGGCGGGGCGGCCGGCTGCCGGTGCTCACGCGCCGGCCTCGGTGGTGGCCGGGGTGCCGGTGAAGGAGGCGGCCGCCTCCAGCCCGAGCCGCAGGTCGGCGAGGATGTCCTCGATGTTCTCGATGCCGACGGCGAGACGGACCAGCCCGGCGCTCACGCCGGCCGCCTCGAGCTCCTCCGGGTTCAGCTGCGAGTGCGTCGTCGAGGCCGGGTGGATCACCAGCGACCGGACGTCGCCGATGTTGGCGACGTTCGAGTGCAGCTTGAGGGCGTCGACGAACGCCAGGCCGGCCGCGTAGCCGCCGGTCAGCTCGAAGGCGAGGACGGCGCCCGCGCCCCTGGGGGCGTACCGCTGCGCCCGCTCGTACCAGGGGGAGGAGGGCAGCCCGGCGTAGGCGACGCGGCTCACCTGGTCGTTCCCCTCGAGGAACTCGGCGACCTTCCGGGCGTTCGCGACGTGGCGCTCGACGCGCAGGGAGAGGGTCTCGATGCCCTGGCCGATGAGAAAGGCGTTGAGCGGGGAGACCGCGGGACCCATGTCGCGCAGCAGCTGGACGCGGGCCTTGAGGATGAAGGCCTGGGCGCCGAGGTCCTTGTAGACCAGGCCGTTGTAGCTCGGGTCCGGGGTGTTGTAGTTCGGGAAGCGCTCGGGGCTGGCGGACCAGTCGAAGGTGCCGCCGTCGACGATGGCGCCCGCGATGGAGGTGCCGTGGCCGCCGAGGTACTTCGTCGCCGAGTGGATGACGATGTCGGCGCCGTGCTTGAGAGGCTGGATGAGGTACGGGGTGGCGATGGTGTTGTCCACCGCCAGCGGCACGCCGACCTCGTGGGCGACGGCGGCGACGGCCTCGATGTCCAGGATCGCGCTCTTCGGGTTGGCGATCGTCTCGCCGAAGAACAGCTTGGTGCGCTCGTCGGCGGCCGCGCGCCACGACTCCGGGTCGTCCGGGTCCTCGACGAACTTCGTGGTGACGCCGTACTTGCTCAGCGTGTGCACGAGCAGGTTGACGGTGCCGCCGTACAGGTTGGGGCTGGCGACGATGTTGTCCCCGACCTCGGCGATGTTGAGGATCGTCAGCGTCGTCGCGGCCTGGCCGGAGGCGACCAGCAGACCGCCGACGCCGCCCTCCAGAGCCGCGATGCGGTTCTCGACCGTCTCCTGCGTCGGGTTGGTGATGCGGGTGTAGATCGGCCCGGCCTCGGCGAGGGAGAAGCGGCCGGCGGCCTGGGCGGCGTCCTCGAACACGAACGACGTCGTCTGGTAGATCGGCAGCGCGCGGGCGCCGGTGGCGGCGTCGGGCGTCTGGCCGGCGTGGACCTGGAGGGTCTCGAAGGACCAGGCGGTCCCGGCGGTCTCGTTGCTCATTGTCTGCTCCTGGTGGTGGGGGTAGGAGCGGGCCAACGAGCCGCGGAGCGTGCCGCCTGTCCCGTCAGCCCGCGGTGGGGCTGGCAGTGACGTGCACGTCGGGGTGTGGGGCCCTCCGCCACCTTGTCAGGGGCGTCCGACCGGGTCAGACCGGTACGAGGGCATGCCGAACGTGCGCGTCAGCGGCACATTCGGCGGAGGAACATGCGACCGACTCTAGGCAGCGTCCCGGCGCTGGACGAGTGGTGTCTTGCATGGTGGGACGCGGGGAGAGTGCCCCGATCTCTCCGGAGCGGCGGAGGTCTGTCCAGCAGAGTGCCCGTGGGTCCGGCTCCCGAGCACGGGGAGTGGTCGGTGCTCCTGTCCTGGTCAGGGAGCGCGGGACCTCGGGCTCGTCTCGAGGGCGGCGGCGAGGGCGGGACGAACGTCCCGTACCCGCGAAGTTCGCCACCGATGTTGCATGTGTGACTGATGTGAACAGAGTTGTTCCTGTTCACAATTCGGCGATCGTCCGATAGCGTCACCTCCGGCGCCTTCCCCCTGGCGTCAACCCGACACGCCGCGGTGTGCGACGGAGCGGGATCTGAAGGAAGTACTCGGAGGTACCGTGGCGACCACCCTCAGGCGCTCTGCGCGCGCGACGGCCGCGTTCGCAGCGCTCGCACTCGGCAGCACGCTGCTCGCGACCGCAGCGAACGCCGCACCGAGCGAGGACGACGTCGAGGCGTCCCGGTCCGCGGAGCGGTCCACCTCCGGCCAGATCGCCGAGCTCGAGATCGAGCTCGCCCGGGTCTCCGCCCAGGCGGAGGAGGCGCAGGTGCGGGCGCAGCTCGCGAACGAGGACTACCTGGAGTCCCAGGTGGAGCTCGAGGCCGCCGTCGCGACGGCCGAGAAGGCGCAGGCCGAGGCGGACGCCGCGGCCGAGGAGCTGGAGGCCGCGCGTACGGAGCTCGGGCAGATCGGTGCAGCCCTCTACCGCGACGGAGCGGGCAGCCTGTCGGGGATCACGCCGTACCTCTCGGCCGAGAGCTTCACGGACGCCATGGCGCGCACCAACACGCTCGACCGGCTGGGCAACCGCGCCGACAGCCAGGTGCAGCGCTTCGACGCGCTCCGCCAGGTCCACTCCACTCTCCAGCGCCGCGCCGACGACTCGGTCGCCGCGCAGCAGGAGGCCACCGCCGCGCTCGCCGCGGCCGCGGAGGAGGCGGAGTCGAGCTTCGCCGCCGCGCAGACGCAGGTGAGGCTGTCGAACGAGCGCCGCGAGCAGCTCATCGGCCAGCTCGCGGAGCAGCGCAGCACCACCGTGGAGCTCGAGCGGGAGCGGCAGGCCTCCCTCGACGCCGAGCGTCGTCGCCGTGAGGAGAACGTCGCCCGCAACGAGGCGCTCGCGGCTGCTGCGCCGGCGGCGCCGACGTCCGCCCCTGCGACTCCCGCGACGCCTGCGACGCCTGCGACTCCCGCGACGCCCGCGGCCCCGGCCGCGCCCGCCCAGCCTGCACAGCCCGCCGCGCCCGCTGCCCCTGCGAGCCCGAGCCCGGCCACGCCTGCCCGTCCGGCACCTGCGCCGTCGCCGGCCCCGGCGCCCGCTCCCGCACCTGCCCCGGCGCCCGCCCCCGCTCCCGCTCCCGCGCCGGCCCCGGCTCCCGCACCGGCGCCCGCTC
It encodes the following:
- the metX gene encoding homoserine O-acetyltransferase MetX; amino-acid sequence: MSTGSRPPRPGAPSAGTSFSADGAPARHDSRRARRTVDPATLPATGAWREGDDPAGRRFADLGALPLEAGGRLPHVRLAYETWGELNEAGDNAVLVLHALTGNSHVTGHGPDDADPGWWHQVVGPGRAIDTDRYFVVAPNVLGGCQGSTGPSSPAPDGTPWGSRFPVLTVRDQVAAELELSDLLGIERWALVVGASMGGHRVLEWAVTAPERVGAIAVVASCAQTSAEQIAWSHAQLAAIELDPNWRGGDYYDAAPGHGPHAGLGLARQIAHTTYRTPVELDQRFGRIPQGGEEPLSGGRFAVQSYLDHHATKLAERFDANSYLTLTRAMTTHDVGRDRGGVEAALAQVTAETLVVAVDSDRLFFPAESERIAAAVPTAGPVAYVRSPFGHDGFLIEHDQVAALLGRFLRAVAPVARTAR
- a CDS encoding FAD-binding and (Fe-S)-binding domain-containing protein; this encodes MARVSTVTAQDITAALRTAVAGEVDDSDRRRAEYSTDASNYRVVPQVVVAPRDADDVLAALDVARRLEVPVTARGGGTSVAGNAVGPGMVLDFSRHLNKVLSLDPEARTAVVQPGVVMSDLQAVARPHGLRFGPDPSTQNRATLGGMIGNNACGPHAVAYGRTADNVRSLEVVDASGRRFTAGAGSGALDVVPGLEKLVGANLATIRTALGRFKRQVSGYSLEHLLPENGTDLAKFLVGSEGTLVTVLEATVDLVAMPTAPVVVALGYPDMPTAADAVPALLGFDPLAVEGIDARLVDVVRRHRGPAAVPELPPGGGWLLVEVGAREGEGPEDVLARARALAAAGGTDAAAVVPAGAQADALWRIRADGAGLGGRTPAGDPAWPGWEDAAVPPERLGDYLRDYTALMADRGVDGLLYGHFGDGCVHVRLDLPLETPAGIGPSREFLEASADLVARYGGSLSGEHGDGRARSELLDRMYTPEVLDLFGQVKTLFDPAGHLNPGVLVDPAPLDADLRRPYAKPTPARKGFAFLEDGGDFATAVHRCTGVGKCRADNSAAGGFMCPSYQATKDEKDVTRGRARVLQELTNGSLIPTWDSPAVRDSLDLCLSCKACSADCPTGVDMARYKSEVLHRAYEGKVRPVNHYLLGQLPRWTGLVTKVPGLARLSNTVLKARPLARLVLRAGGMDPRREMVTFAEERFSTWWRKRDDGATASSRARLDTATATGAPPAVGASSSARASKGRAPERAAADGVARRRVVLWADSFSETLDNDGARAAVTLLEQAGYEVIVPAENACCGLTWISTGQLDGAKKRLTHLLGVLAPYAANGIPVVGVEPSCTAVLRSDLPDLLPDDPRAQMLADDTYTLAELLTAPAPVGPGPDWVPPSLEGVEVVAQPHCHHHSVMGWEADAALLARAGATVTRLAGCCGLAGNFGMEAGHYDTSVAVAENALLPALREAGPDTVYLADGFSCRTQADQLAGRHGVHLAQLLTGQR
- a CDS encoding bifunctional o-acetylhomoserine/o-acetylserine sulfhydrylase, translated to MSNETAGTAWSFETLQVHAGQTPDAATGARALPIYQTTSFVFEDAAQAAGRFSLAEAGPIYTRITNPTQETVENRIAALEGGVGGLLVASGQAATTLTILNIAEVGDNIVASPNLYGGTVNLLVHTLSKYGVTTKFVEDPDDPESWRAAADERTKLFFGETIANPKSAILDIEAVAAVAHEVGVPLAVDNTIATPYLIQPLKHGADIVIHSATKYLGGHGTSIAGAIVDGGTFDWSASPERFPNYNTPDPSYNGLVYKDLGAQAFILKARVQLLRDMGPAVSPLNAFLIGQGIETLSLRVERHVANARKVAEFLEGNDQVSRVAYAGLPSSPWYERAQRYAPRGAGAVLAFELTGGYAAGLAFVDALKLHSNVANIGDVRSLVIHPASTTHSQLNPEELEAAGVSAGLVRLAVGIENIEDILADLRLGLEAAASFTGTPATTEAGA
- a CDS encoding NlpC/P60 family protein → MATTLRRSARATAAFAALALGSTLLATAANAAPSEDDVEASRSAERSTSGQIAELEIELARVSAQAEEAQVRAQLANEDYLESQVELEAAVATAEKAQAEADAAAEELEAARTELGQIGAALYRDGAGSLSGITPYLSAESFTDAMARTNTLDRLGNRADSQVQRFDALRQVHSTLQRRADDSVAAQQEATAALAAAAEEAESSFAAAQTQVRLSNERREQLIGQLAEQRSTTVELERERQASLDAERRRREENVARNEALAAAAPAAPTSAPATPATPATPATPATPAAPAAPAQPAQPAAPAAPASPSPATPARPAPAPSPAPAPAPAPAPAPAPAPAPAPAPAPAPAPAPAPSPKPAPKPAPAPAPAPAPKTSAAQTAIAWARTQIGTPYVWGATGPNGYDCSGLTMRAFQQAGVSLPRNTRSQWDATARVPLSQLQPGDLVFWSNNGQRSGIYHVAIYTGNGMRLHAPTPGKTVEEVPMWHVNIMPYGGRV
- a CDS encoding alpha/beta hydrolase, coding for MARRNSKVEETSPDRTDGGAVLPEEIVELPAPPPADRWTPDVLGAGFQARTLPLHDDDEGEVAATLVRHVPADDPDALPGTPSSPTFAVLYLHGWNDYFYQRELARRWSADGGAFYALDLRKYGRSLRAHQTRGFMESLTVYDEDIHAALKVVRAELGVGTDLVLMGHSTGGLTAALWAHRHPGALRALVLNSPWLELQGSAILRGVAQPIVGSLAKLQPRAVLPTSDLGFYQRTLTGWTDDDGPLPDGGTDDPFYAGWAPDPRWRVVGAPIRAGWLAAVLAGHQQVAAGLEISCPVLVLTSGRTLIAPRWSPQMRETDTVLDVEQIRRRALQLGPLVTVARFEGAIHDVTLSARDVRGRVYAELRRWSRAYVHR